In bacterium, the following are encoded in one genomic region:
- a CDS encoding redox-sensing transcriptional repressor Rex codes for MDKSIPNETISRLFPYFRALMCLDKQGTETVSSARLAEVCRANSSKIRKDLSYFGELGTRGVGYNVKDLMQKIRTILNLDPIKNAALVGVGNIGKALLKYSNFELEGFKIYMAFDNNPKIIGKKINHVIVEDVVNMKKRIKSEKIKLGILTVPEPVAPAIARRMGDMGIKAILSFAPCSLAMPHNIEITCVDLSTEMAKLIYYSYR; via the coding sequence ATGGATAAATCTATACCAAATGAAACTATTAGTCGCCTTTTCCCTTATTTCAGAGCATTGATGTGTCTTGATAAACAGGGAACTGAAACTGTATCTTCTGCACGTCTCGCTGAAGTTTGTCGTGCTAATTCTTCAAAAATTAGAAAAGATTTATCCTATTTTGGTGAACTTGGTACGCGCGGTGTGGGTTACAATGTAAAGGACCTGATGCAAAAAATTCGCACTATACTCAACCTTGATCCGATAAAAAATGCTGCTTTAGTAGGTGTCGGTAATATCGGAAAAGCATTGCTTAAGTATTCAAATTTTGAATTGGAAGGATTTAAAATTTATATGGCGTTTGACAATAATCCTAAAATAATTGGGAAGAAAATAAATCATGTGATTGTTGAAGATGTAGTTAATATGAAAAAAAGAATAAAATCAGAAAAAATCAAACTGGGTATATTAACTGTACCTGAACCAGTGGCGCCGGCTATTGCCAGGCGTATGGGAGATATGGGAATAAAAGCAATTCTGTCTTTTGCTCCATGCTCCCTCGCCATGCCCCATAATATAGAAATTACATGCGTTGATTTAAGCACGGAAATGGCCAAGCTAATTTATTATTCTTACAGATAG
- a CDS encoding Na+/H+ antiporter subunit E, producing MNKVAYETPHQTRNFFYLFCILFLIWLALTSSFLWEELAVGFFISLILALMLNKNYPSLGLPPISIKKIIFFIVFILVLFKEIVKANFDVAYRVIHPKMPIKPGVVIIKTGLKQDIAKLILANAITLTPGTFTLDIKEDKLLIHWIYVRSEGIEESTKNIGERFEKYLKVIFA from the coding sequence ATGAACAAAGTAGCATATGAAACACCCCACCAGACAAGAAATTTCTTTTATCTGTTCTGTATACTTTTTCTGATATGGCTTGCACTCACTTCCAGTTTCCTATGGGAGGAACTTGCTGTCGGTTTTTTCATCAGCCTAATTCTTGCTTTAATGCTGAACAAAAACTATCCTTCCCTCGGGCTCCCCCCAATAAGCATTAAGAAGATCATCTTTTTTATCGTATTTATCCTTGTGCTTTTTAAAGAAATTGTAAAAGCAAATTTTGATGTAGCATATAGGGTTATTCATCCTAAAATGCCTATAAAACCAGGAGTAGTAATAATTAAAACAGGGTTGAAACAGGATATTGCAAAATTAATACTGGCAAATGCAATAACGTTGACACCCGGCACATTTACTCTGGACATTAAAGAGGACAAGCTTCTCATACACTGGATTTATGTCCGTTCGGAAGGTATAGAAGAGTCCACAAAAAATATTGGCGAACGATTTGAAAAATATTTAAAGGTGATATTCGCATGA
- a CDS encoding cation:proton antiporter, whose translation MSETIILVYLAVIGLGLIFSLLRMLLGPTASDRAVAVDTITTTVVALLVILSLVFDRYIYLDVALVYSLLAFVGLVAIARYLERGI comes from the coding sequence ATGAGTGAAACAATTATTTTAGTTTATTTAGCTGTTATTGGATTAGGACTGATTTTCAGCCTTTTGCGTATGCTTTTAGGGCCTACTGCTTCTGACAGGGCTGTTGCAGTGGATACTATTACTACAACTGTTGTTGCTTTACTGGTCATTTTATCCCTTGTATTTGACAGATATATTTATCTGGATGTTGCATTAGTCTATTCATTATTAGCTTTTGTCGGATTGGTTGCAATTGCCAGATATTTGGAAAGGGGCATTTAG
- a CDS encoding Na+/H+ antiporter subunit G, whose translation MELLGIIIIGIGVAFLMLGNFGVLRLPDVYNRIQAGTKCTTFGAFFTIIGVGIIQPAWFWKCLLIAVFVFATNPISSHAIARASKRAGVPLCDRSVVDKSRDFKEYREET comes from the coding sequence ATGGAATTATTGGGGATAATTATTATCGGGATTGGAGTAGCTTTTTTAATGCTTGGGAATTTTGGAGTGCTAAGGCTTCCTGATGTGTATAATCGCATTCAGGCAGGAACAAAGTGTACTACTTTTGGTGCTTTTTTCACTATTATAGGAGTAGGTATCATCCAGCCTGCATGGTTTTGGAAATGCTTACTTATTGCAGTATTTGTTTTTGCAACCAATCCTATTTCCAGTCATGCTATTGCAAGAGCTTCCAAGAGGGCAGGTGTTCCTCTTTGTGATAGAAGTGTAGTGGATAAGTCGAGGGATTTTAAGGAATACAGGGAGGAAACATGA
- a CDS encoding DUF4040 domain-containing protein produces MIIIVSLLVFLMIVSAVAAYIFKDLISAVIAGCMVSLIAAILFYFLQAPDVAMAEASIGAALVTAVFIIAIIRTKRYEE; encoded by the coding sequence ATGATAATAATAGTTTCCCTATTAGTATTTTTGATGATTGTTTCGGCAGTAGCAGCATATATTTTTAAAGATTTGATAAGTGCTGTTATTGCCGGTTGTATGGTAAGTTTGATAGCGGCAATTCTTTTTTATTTTCTTCAGGCACCGGATGTTGCCATGGCCGAAGCATCAATTGGTGCAGCATTGGTTACTGCTGTATTTATTATTGCTATCATACGAACGAAGAGGTATGAAGAATGA
- a CDS encoding cation:proton antiporter — protein sequence MRKIIGLILLIIVAWGIFLSIQKIPFGEPKTKIGKYYIDNGKQQTGASNIVTSVVVGFRGFDTLGEVTVLFLATIGLGAVLGTLKRKEKIKITRASLILRTGCRFLFPLILLFGSYIIIHGHLTPGGGFQGGAVIASAFLLVYLGCPGKRINEIGSKTAESLGGLTFVVLGLIGLTAGGHYFLYNFLPKGEFNTLFSAGLIPIIYIAIGIKVGSELAGVIDQLKEES from the coding sequence ATGAGAAAAATTATCGGACTGATTTTACTGATTATTGTTGCATGGGGAATCTTTTTATCAATACAAAAAATTCCTTTTGGTGAGCCAAAGACAAAGATTGGTAAGTACTATATTGATAATGGTAAACAACAAACTGGGGCCTCAAATATTGTTACTTCCGTGGTTGTAGGTTTCCGGGGTTTTGATACTTTGGGAGAAGTGACTGTACTATTTCTCGCTACTATTGGCCTGGGTGCTGTTTTAGGAACTTTAAAAAGAAAAGAAAAAATTAAAATAACACGGGCAAGTTTAATACTTCGTACAGGATGCCGATTTTTATTTCCGCTTATTCTTCTTTTTGGTTCTTACATTATTATTCATGGACATCTGACACCCGGCGGCGGGTTCCAGGGAGGCGCAGTTATCGCTTCAGCATTCCTTCTTGTTTATCTTGGATGTCCCGGGAAAAGAATTAATGAAATTGGAAGTAAAACAGCTGAATCTCTCGGCGGTTTAACTTTTGTTGTGCTCGGGTTAATCGGCCTGACAGCAGGCGGACACTATTTTCTTTATAATTTTCTGCCTAAAGGTGAATTCAATACTCTGTTCAGTGCAGGTCTGATTCCGATAATTTATATTGCAATCGGAATAAAAGTGGGGTCGGAATTAGCCGGGGTTATCGACCAGCTTAAGGAGGAAAGCTGA
- a CDS encoding NADH-quinone oxidoreductase subunit K, with translation MNFLHDYIYYIGSFSLIFIGLFIMLTKRNLIKVILGLSILETGVNLFIISVGYIHKGTAPIFSKAGLEAKNMVDPVPQALVLTAIVIGLAVLALALSLTIRLYGHYGTLNLQKIKEQRW, from the coding sequence ATGAATTTTTTACATGATTACATCTATTACATAGGATCTTTCAGCCTCATATTTATCGGTCTCTTTATAATGTTGACAAAAAGAAATCTCATAAAAGTAATTCTCGGGCTGAGTATCCTTGAAACAGGTGTAAATCTATTTATTATTTCTGTGGGATATATTCACAAGGGAACGGCTCCGATCTTTTCAAAAGCAGGATTAGAAGCAAAAAACATGGTAGACCCTGTTCCACAGGCATTAGTGCTTACCGCAATTGTGATCGGATTGGCTGTTCTTGCTCTGGCTTTATCTTTGACAATACGCTTGTACGGCCATTACGGAACGCTCAACTTACAAAAAATTAAAGAGCAGCGCTGGTAA